The Aulosira sp. FACHB-615 genome includes a region encoding these proteins:
- a CDS encoding ShlB/FhaC/HecB family hemolysin secretion/activation protein, with amino-acid sequence MSSVRNKYYNYYIFQWIIRIFTSSLVGVTFFYGVIDISLAQSTPPNGITIPSNTQERIDETITKPLESLPSIPEFPTQSPLQAPTTPQFNQNNTPTGEKFLIKKIEILDNTILKNEIKQLVQQYEQKQEISFEDLINLRTAITELYINKGYITSGAFILNNQLIESGIVQIQVVEGKLEAIEIKGLQRLEEIYVRSRLKIATNAPLNQKRIEDALQLLQIDPIIERVNAELVSGSSPGLNILRVELKEAPAFHTGVVIANNQSPSIGSVQGSVFVVHDNFTGFGDQLGLEYGLTEGLNIYNISYKLPINARNGTFNIRYSNNNSKIIEDDFDDLGIRSDSETLSFSFRQPLVRKLQTELAIGIGFDLRRSQTFLLDDIPFSFSEGAENGESRVSVIRFYQDWIHRSSTQVLAARSQFSFGIDAFDATVNNTGTDGRFFSWLGQFQWVQQVSKRALLLTRIDAQFTPDSLLSLEKFSIGGVNTVRGYRQNQLVSDNGILGVVELRIPLSSNPTNLQLTPFFEMGSGWNNRGDNPDPNLIASLGLGMEWQVFRGLDVRLDYGIPLFEVKDKGNSLQDNGFYFSLQYQPF; translated from the coding sequence ATGTCAAGTGTGAGAAATAAATATTATAATTATTATATTTTTCAGTGGATTATTAGAATATTTACCAGTAGTTTAGTTGGGGTAACATTTTTTTATGGAGTTATTGATATAAGTTTAGCTCAATCAACACCTCCCAACGGCATCACTATCCCATCCAACACTCAAGAACGTATAGATGAAACCATAACGAAACCTTTAGAATCTCTTCCATCTATTCCAGAATTTCCAACTCAATCACCATTACAGGCTCCTACAACACCACAATTCAATCAGAACAACACACCTACAGGTGAAAAATTCCTTATTAAAAAAATTGAAATCTTAGATAACACGATTCTCAAAAACGAAATTAAACAACTCGTTCAACAGTACGAACAAAAACAAGAAATTTCTTTTGAAGATTTAATAAATTTAAGAACGGCAATTACTGAACTTTATATTAATAAGGGTTACATAACATCTGGTGCGTTTATTCTCAACAATCAACTTATAGAAAGTGGTATTGTACAAATTCAAGTAGTTGAGGGCAAATTAGAAGCTATAGAAATTAAGGGATTACAACGCTTAGAAGAAATTTACGTGCGAAGTCGTCTCAAAATTGCTACTAATGCGCCATTAAACCAGAAACGCATAGAAGATGCTTTACAGCTATTACAAATTGATCCAATTATAGAACGTGTTAATGCTGAATTAGTAAGTGGCAGCAGTCCTGGACTGAATATCTTACGAGTTGAACTAAAAGAAGCACCAGCTTTTCATACAGGTGTCGTCATTGCCAACAACCAATCCCCCAGCATTGGTTCAGTTCAAGGTAGCGTTTTTGTCGTACATGATAATTTTACAGGTTTCGGAGACCAACTCGGACTGGAATATGGTTTAACAGAAGGCTTGAATATTTATAATATAAGCTATAAATTACCAATAAATGCTAGAAACGGGACTTTTAATATCCGTTATAGCAACAATAATAGCAAAATTATTGAAGATGATTTTGATGATTTAGGTATCCGTAGTGATTCCGAAACATTATCCTTTAGTTTCCGTCAACCATTGGTTAGAAAACTTCAAACTGAACTCGCTATTGGTATCGGATTTGATTTACGCCGCAGCCAAACTTTTTTACTAGATGATATTCCGTTTTCTTTTTCTGAGGGAGCAGAAAATGGTGAATCTAGAGTTAGCGTCATTAGATTTTACCAAGATTGGATACATAGGAGTTCTACACAAGTTTTAGCAGCGCGATCGCAATTTAGTTTTGGCATTGATGCTTTTGACGCTACAGTTAACAACACTGGTACTGACGGACGTTTTTTCTCTTGGTTAGGACAATTTCAATGGGTACAACAAGTTTCTAAAAGAGCGTTATTATTAACTCGCATTGATGCACAGTTCACTCCAGATTCCCTCCTATCCCTTGAAAAATTTAGCATTGGGGGTGTTAATACTGTGCGAGGCTATCGTCAAAACCAATTAGTATCAGATAATGGCATCTTAGGTGTAGTCGAACTTCGCATTCCCCTTAGCTCCAATCCCACCAATTTACAACTCACTCCATTTTTTGAGATGGGTAGTGGGTGGAATAATCGTGGAGATAACCCTGACCCTAATTTAATTGCCAGTTTAGGTTTAGGTATGGAATGGCAAGTCTTCCGTGGTTTAGATGTGCGTTTAGACTATGGTATTCCCTTATTTGAAGTTAAAGATAAAGGTAACTCCTTACAAGATAATGGATTCTATTTCTCATTACAATATCAGCCTTTTTAA
- a CDS encoding filamentous hemagglutinin N-terminal domain-containing protein, with amino-acid sequence MLKLIKQIIQVGLLSWLVGIVTETSVLAQSSNLVTDDTLKTETSIVQQNFFGLPLELIQGGAIRGSNLFHSFREFNISEGRSAYFISPSVDIQNIFARVTGKNRSEILGTLGILQSDFKPSSANLFLINPNGIIFGQNSRLDTRGSFVATTADAVQFNNKGFFSASNPQVPQLLTINPSSFLFNQIKPATIINKSRAANIFSPQSNDGIFTLPGKSLILLGGNVILDGGILTTFDGKIDIGGLAENGSVSFSIYEENFHLSFPTTIAKSDIYLMQEARILNASIRAKGEVNLFGNNINISGESSISSFNFGDQNSRGIKIQASQLNIEQTSNISTLTSYFGKGGDILINTRNLNISDFSLIRTVTNRFGNSGDILINTENLNMDLGYILTTTSGGQGNAGNILIQATNSVNLNNTSGLLTGSSGLGNSTNQGSGGNLFVDTKILNLENASGIGTISFLGQGIPGNLTLRSSDSINLSNSRITSASFSSASGGNITIETGTLNILNGTQINNSSFSPLSIIDLLQNNPSVTDPVLLEFLNVNTQPIIDFINSSVNTDNIAQSNSGNINIRATKSIVISGVSPFRQTRNLISTQTVGAGKAGTLTLETRELIASDGSALSTETTGTGDGGNLIIKADTVNLTNNVEIRAFSEGIGKAGNINLTVNKNFNATDSFVFTSSEISSGGAINISAENIRLFGNSDIRTNVFSGTGGGGNIILTANSIIALDDSDILSFSRDGRGGDIRFNTRAFLSSPLYRANRFTNDATTLNIIDANQQVDVNASGAISGTITGIPDISFLQNSLTQLPKNVVDPNSLIANSCIARRNNQQSSTFFVIGSGGLPERPGDAPLSSYATGTIQPIPSENNSPATNSPRPRWKIGDPIVEPQGVYQLSNGKRILSRECAE; translated from the coding sequence GTGCTAAAACTTATAAAACAAATTATCCAAGTAGGATTATTGAGTTGGTTAGTTGGGATTGTAACTGAAACATCTGTTTTGGCTCAAAGTAGCAACCTTGTCACAGACGACACTCTCAAGACCGAAACTTCCATAGTGCAACAAAACTTTTTCGGTCTTCCCCTTGAATTAATTCAAGGAGGAGCAATTAGAGGTTCTAACTTATTCCACAGCTTTCGAGAGTTTAATATTAGTGAGGGAAGAAGTGCGTACTTTATTAGCCCTAGTGTTGACATTCAAAATATTTTCGCAAGGGTAACAGGCAAAAACCGTTCAGAAATTTTAGGGACTTTAGGTATTCTTCAAAGTGACTTTAAGCCTTCTAGTGCTAACTTATTTTTAATTAATCCTAATGGGATTATCTTTGGACAAAATTCTCGCCTTGATACTCGTGGCTCTTTCGTTGCTACAACTGCTGATGCAGTACAGTTTAATAATAAAGGATTTTTTAGTGCTTCTAATCCTCAAGTTCCTCAACTCTTAACAATTAATCCATCTTCTTTTTTATTTAATCAAATCAAACCTGCAACTATTATTAACAAATCAAGAGCGGCAAATATTTTTTCTCCTCAGTCCAATGATGGAATTTTCACTCTACCAGGTAAAAGCTTAATACTTTTAGGTGGTAACGTTATTCTAGATGGAGGTATTTTAACAACGTTTGATGGGAAGATTGATATAGGAGGATTAGCAGAGAATGGCAGTGTTAGTTTCAGTATATATGAAGAAAATTTCCATTTAAGCTTCCCAACAACTATTGCTAAATCAGATATTTATTTAATGCAAGAAGCTCGAATACTCAATGCTTCTATTAGAGCTAAAGGCGAAGTTAACTTATTCGGTAATAACATAAATATCAGTGGTGAATCATCAATTAGCTCATTCAACTTTGGTGATCAGAATAGTAGAGGCATCAAAATTCAAGCATCACAATTAAATATTGAACAAACATCTAATATTTCTACGCTTACAAGTTATTTTGGCAAAGGTGGAGATATCCTAATTAATACCCGAAATTTAAATATTTCTGACTTTTCTTTAATTCGTACAGTCACAAATAGATTTGGAAATAGTGGTGATATTTTAATTAACACGGAAAACCTAAATATGGATTTAGGTTATATTCTTACTACAACTTCAGGAGGCCAGGGTAATGCAGGTAATATATTGATACAAGCCACTAATTCTGTTAATTTGAACAATACTAGTGGATTACTTACTGGCTCTTCTGGTCTGGGTAATTCAACTAATCAAGGCTCTGGAGGAAATCTTTTTGTTGATACTAAAATATTGAACCTCGAAAATGCCTCTGGTATTGGAACAATCAGTTTTTTAGGTCAAGGAATACCAGGCAATTTAACTCTCAGGAGTTCTGATTCAATTAATTTGTCTAATAGTAGAATAACCTCTGCTAGTTTTAGCAGCGCATCAGGAGGTAACATTACTATTGAAACTGGCACCTTAAATATTCTTAATGGCACACAAATAAATAATAGCAGTTTTAGTCCGCTCAGTATTATAGACCTCTTACAGAACAATCCCAGTGTCACTGATCCAGTCCTGCTAGAATTTCTTAATGTTAATACACAGCCGATCATTGATTTTATTAACTCATCAGTAAATACAGACAATATTGCTCAATCCAATTCTGGAAATATTAATATTCGCGCAACTAAATCAATAGTAATAAGTGGTGTATCACCCTTTAGACAAACACGTAATTTAATATCAACTCAAACTGTTGGAGCAGGAAAGGCAGGAACTCTGACTCTAGAAACAAGAGAATTAATTGCTAGTGATGGTTCAGCTCTATCCACTGAAACAACAGGCACAGGTGATGGAGGAAATTTGATTATCAAAGCTGATACAGTTAATTTAACTAATAATGTTGAAATTCGTGCTTTCAGTGAAGGAATAGGAAAGGCAGGCAATATTAATTTAACTGTGAATAAAAATTTTAATGCAACTGACAGTTTTGTATTTACTTCTTCTGAAATATCTTCTGGTGGAGCTATCAATATTAGCGCGGAAAACATTCGCCTTTTTGGTAATAGCGATATTCGCACTAATGTCTTTAGTGGCACAGGTGGTGGTGGTAATATCATTTTAACTGCTAACTCAATCATCGCTCTTGATGATAGTGACATTCTCTCATTTTCTCGTGATGGTAGAGGTGGTGATATTAGATTCAACACTCGTGCCTTTCTCAGTTCTCCCCTTTATCGTGCTAATCGCTTCACAAATGATGCTACTACCTTAAATATTATTGATGCTAATCAACAAGTTGATGTCAATGCCAGTGGAGCAATTTCTGGAACTATTACCGGAATACCTGATATCAGCTTTCTCCAAAATAGTTTGACACAACTTCCAAAAAATGTTGTTGATCCTAATTCTCTAATCGCAAATAGTTGCATTGCTAGACGCAACAATCAACAAAGTAGTACGTTCTTCGTAATTGGTTCTGGTGGCTTACCTGAACGTCCTGGTGATGCTCCACTCTCATCTTATGCCACTGGTACTATACAGCCTATACCAAGTGAAAATAATTCACCTGCTACTAATAGTCCTCGTCCCAGATGGAAAATAGGCGACCCAATTGTTGAACCGCAAGGTGTATATCAATTATCAAATGGCAAAAGAATTTTAAGCCGTGAATGTGCTGAATAG
- a CDS encoding CHAT domain-containing protein, producing the protein MPLTNRRFEFGTVVSAQSGNPGQLVQQGLEFYQVGDITAAIANWNQALSIYHQNHNAVTEVIVRENLARAYQEIGQGEQALIHWEQVTVYHHKVGNLQQVGRSFTEQAQVYSSLGQPTKAIALLCNPDKYNHCSSDSALQIAQTQKDLIGEAAALGSLGDATRLTGYYELAIKHLEKSLAIAKKLNISPLRVSIFNSLGNAHSSLAQVKYRRAESATQRGNEQEAKKLLDNAKQEDANALRYLGNSLEIASSQKDVAGQVRSLLSIIPIYYRNNATAEANNSLEQGINLIKSLPDSRRRVYATIDFVRLLQLVEDNAISWRINCIQPEAYTQATSLLDQAITTARNIGDFRAESFALGELGHIYECRQEYSKALSITNRARLASEQGLKAQDSLYLWEWQTGRILKAQGKFDSAISAYEQAIKTLDTIRRDILTANRDIQFDFRDTIEPIYRDLVELRLRKEQPIQTATKSLVYSDNTQPQLFTFKEKEESKENLSSVIKTINSLKLAELQNYFGNDCIIAPFPTRNIEEVGNSTTAFINTIILTDKTAVILTLPSGQKKLSTIAFKRQDFIHKVNRFRRTLESFRDIEYDTKPAQEIYDWLIRPFEKDFEVEKIKTLVFIQDGILRTVPMASLHDGKQFLIQKYAIASIPSLDLTDIKPLNRQNLRILALGLTHKADVDGQVWDALPNVTTEIDGVVSKIPGKKLLDDDFTSDRLKAEIDKQVYSIIHIATHGDFGYEPEDTFIITGKNAATGKNEKLSFTELDKYIRSVTRSNKLLELLALTACKTSVGDERSALGLAGVAIQAGAKSALASLWAIQDNSTSQIAISFYSKLLNNPSISKAEALQSAQKEMIEGKTAQGELWSHPAYWSPLILIGNWL; encoded by the coding sequence GTGCCATTAACTAACAGGCGATTTGAATTTGGAACAGTAGTCAGCGCACAGTCTGGCAATCCAGGTCAATTGGTACAACAAGGGCTGGAGTTTTACCAAGTTGGAGATATAACAGCAGCTATTGCCAACTGGAATCAAGCTTTAAGTATTTACCACCAAAATCACAATGCGGTAACAGAAGTGATTGTGAGAGAAAATCTGGCACGAGCTTATCAAGAAATTGGACAGGGCGAGCAAGCCCTCATTCACTGGGAGCAAGTAACTGTCTACCATCACAAAGTGGGGAATTTGCAGCAGGTGGGGCGATCTTTCACCGAACAGGCACAGGTGTATAGTAGTCTGGGACAACCTACAAAAGCGATCGCCTTACTATGCAATCCTGACAAATACAATCATTGCAGCAGTGATAGTGCTTTACAAATTGCTCAGACTCAAAAAGATTTAATCGGTGAAGCTGCTGCTTTGGGCAGTTTAGGTGATGCCACTAGATTGACAGGATATTATGAGTTAGCAATTAAACACTTAGAAAAAAGTCTAGCGATTGCCAAAAAACTTAATATATCTCCATTGCGCGTCTCAATTTTTAACAGTTTGGGTAATGCTCACAGTAGTCTAGCTCAGGTTAAGTATCGACGAGCAGAATCAGCTACACAAAGGGGGAATGAGCAAGAAGCTAAAAAACTCTTGGATAATGCCAAACAGGAGGATGCGAACGCCTTACGATATCTGGGTAACAGTTTAGAGATAGCCAGCAGTCAAAAAGATGTTGCTGGGCAAGTGCGATCGCTTTTATCAATAATTCCCATATATTACCGTAATAATGCTACTGCTGAGGCGAACAACAGTTTAGAACAAGGAATTAACCTGATAAAAAGTCTGCCAGACAGTCGCCGACGTGTGTATGCAACTATTGACTTTGTACGTCTATTACAACTCGTGGAAGATAATGCTATCTCATGGCGAATCAATTGTATTCAGCCTGAAGCTTATACTCAAGCAACATCACTGCTAGATCAAGCTATTACGACTGCCAGAAATATCGGTGATTTTAGGGCTGAATCTTTTGCTCTGGGAGAATTAGGACATATATATGAGTGTCGCCAAGAATATTCAAAAGCACTTTCAATTACTAATCGAGCCAGATTAGCATCTGAACAAGGTTTGAAAGCACAAGATAGCTTGTATCTGTGGGAGTGGCAAACTGGACGTATTTTGAAAGCTCAGGGAAAATTTGATAGTGCAATTTCTGCTTATGAACAGGCAATTAAAACCCTAGACACAATTCGACGTGATATTTTAACAGCAAATAGAGATATTCAATTTGATTTTCGAGATACCATTGAGCCAATCTACCGCGATTTAGTCGAGTTGAGGTTGAGAAAGGAACAACCAATACAAACAGCCACTAAATCACTTGTTTATAGTGACAATACTCAACCACAACTCTTTACTTTCAAGGAGAAAGAAGAAAGTAAAGAAAATTTAAGTTCTGTCATTAAAACTATCAATTCTTTAAAATTAGCGGAATTGCAAAACTATTTTGGTAACGATTGTATTATTGCCCCATTTCCTACCAGAAATATTGAAGAAGTAGGTAATTCCACAACTGCTTTTATTAATACTATTATCTTGACAGATAAAACTGCGGTAATTTTAACACTTCCGAGTGGTCAGAAGAAGTTGAGTACGATCGCCTTCAAACGCCAAGACTTCATCCATAAAGTTAATAGATTTCGGAGAACATTAGAATCATTTAGAGATATAGAATATGACACCAAACCAGCCCAAGAAATTTATGATTGGTTAATTCGTCCTTTTGAAAAAGACTTTGAAGTGGAAAAAATTAAAACGCTAGTCTTTATTCAAGATGGTATCTTGAGGACTGTACCGATGGCATCTCTGCACGATGGCAAGCAATTTTTAATACAAAAGTATGCCATAGCCTCAATTCCCAGTTTAGATTTGACAGATATCAAACCTTTAAATCGCCAAAATTTGCGGATACTTGCATTAGGACTGACCCACAAAGCTGATGTTGATGGACAGGTATGGGATGCACTTCCAAACGTGACTACAGAAATAGATGGTGTTGTAAGTAAGATTCCTGGTAAAAAATTACTTGACGATGATTTTACAAGTGATCGCCTGAAAGCAGAAATTGATAAACAAGTATATTCAATTATCCATATCGCTACACATGGCGACTTTGGATATGAACCAGAAGATACATTTATTATTACAGGTAAAAACGCCGCCACAGGTAAGAACGAAAAACTTTCCTTTACAGAACTAGACAAATATATTCGCAGTGTTACTCGCAGCAATAAGTTATTAGAACTGTTAGCCTTAACCGCTTGCAAAACATCCGTAGGAGATGAGCGTTCTGCATTAGGATTAGCAGGTGTAGCAATTCAAGCAGGGGCAAAAAGTGCCTTAGCTTCACTGTGGGCAATTCAAGATAATTCCACATCTCAAATTGCTATTAGTTTTTACAGCAAATTATTAAATAATCCTAGTATAAGTAAAGCCGAAGCTTTGCAATCTGCTCAAAAAGAAATGATTGAAGGTAAAACAGCACAAGGAGAGCTATGGAGTCACCCTGCTTATTGGTCGCCTTTAATTTTAATTGGCAATTGGTTATAG
- a CDS encoding DUF928 domain-containing protein — MPQQYINSKLLLSCSLVLSLILTANTAIATYKPPERPSRPKTATGSNSSRTNECSGSPNISLTALAPFSHVGQTASLQPTFAWFAPNAQGREIEFSLYEYVDGKVKLIYKTQTQSSPGIIKFSLADKKISLTVGNKYLWQVALLCNPNHPSEDLLVRAEVEVVEMPISFKNALLRTKEIPQRSKLYAEQGLWYDALAETLMNSVNKASTLNLLLELSKLELEETNKITEPTRKKDLEQQASRLQQVVTVEKVLK, encoded by the coding sequence ATGCCACAACAGTACATAAATAGCAAACTACTACTTAGTTGCAGCCTCGTACTATCTTTAATACTAACAGCCAATACGGCAATAGCCACCTACAAACCACCTGAAAGACCCTCTCGTCCGAAAACTGCTACTGGTTCTAATAGCAGTAGGACTAACGAATGTAGTGGAAGTCCAAACATCAGCTTAACTGCCTTAGCTCCTTTTTCTCATGTTGGACAAACAGCTTCTCTACAACCAACATTTGCTTGGTTTGCACCAAATGCTCAAGGTCGTGAAATCGAATTTAGCCTTTACGAATATGTTGATGGCAAGGTCAAGTTAATTTATAAAACACAGACGCAAAGTTCTCCAGGAATCATAAAATTTTCTCTAGCTGATAAAAAAATTAGTTTAACGGTTGGTAATAAATATTTGTGGCAAGTGGCTTTATTATGCAACCCTAACCATCCATCAGAAGATTTACTCGTTAGGGCGGAAGTTGAAGTTGTAGAAATGCCGATTAGCTTCAAAAATGCACTTTTACGGACAAAAGAAATTCCCCAACGCTCCAAATTATATGCTGAACAAGGATTATGGTACGATGCACTAGCTGAGACACTTATGAATTCTGTCAATAAAGCATCAACGTTAAACCTATTGTTGGAACTGAGTAAGTTGGAACTTGAAGAAACTAATAAAATTACAGAACCTACTCGCAAGAAAGATTTAGAGCAGCAGGCTTCACGACTTCAGCAAGTTGTAACTGTTGAAAAGGTTTTGAAATAG
- a CDS encoding response regulator transcription factor, protein MTKQQRQKILVVDDHEAVLYATTNVLKSHYPEAEIFQAQNIKSAIELSKNIKVDLIIVDLAMPKNIGETAQTDNGVQLLKTLMWQYSTLNIVVQTASPRALVRLKAAISNHEGGFTVADKSLPMSEMLTKVDWAFKGVNCTPQEMRSGLELKPEWLEVIQLAFKESLKDVAIAKRMNIAERTLRHYWTKIYDALSVYPGEDKNLRIQTEIRAREEGLID, encoded by the coding sequence ATGACAAAACAACAGAGGCAGAAAATTTTGGTAGTTGATGATCATGAAGCTGTTTTATATGCGACTACCAATGTATTAAAATCACATTACCCAGAAGCAGAAATCTTCCAGGCACAAAATATCAAGTCAGCAATTGAGCTATCAAAGAATATTAAAGTTGATTTGATTATAGTTGATTTAGCTATGCCAAAAAATATAGGGGAAACTGCTCAAACTGATAATGGTGTTCAACTACTTAAAACATTAATGTGGCAATATTCTACTCTCAACATTGTAGTGCAAACTGCCTCTCCTCGTGCTTTAGTAAGGCTAAAAGCTGCAATTAGTAATCATGAAGGTGGTTTTACCGTAGCCGATAAAAGCTTACCCATGAGTGAAATGTTAACCAAAGTTGATTGGGCATTTAAGGGTGTTAACTGTACTCCTCAAGAGATGCGTTCTGGTTTAGAGTTAAAACCAGAATGGCTGGAAGTTATACAACTAGCTTTTAAAGAGAGTTTGAAAGATGTAGCTATCGCCAAGCGAATGAATATTGCTGAACGCACATTAAGGCATTATTGGACAAAAATATATGACGCATTGAGCGTTTATCCAGGTGAAGATAAAAATTTACGAATCCAAACAGAAATTCGAGCAAGAGAAGAAGGCTTAATTGATTAA
- a CDS encoding CHASE2 domain-containing protein: protein MKSKIWEKIKFKNNSWHIGIMPGLIAIIFITTLRLSGTLQFLELALFDKLLRLRPQEPIDERILIIGINESDIRSVKAYPIPDQSIAALLQKINTYQPAVIGLDIIRDLPQEPGHTELIKTFKETKNLIAVEKLLGDISGFTFNPPPDLPGEQIGFTDALIDTDGKQRRSLLAASNSKGDWKFSFSLKLAQVYLKTKNIDIENVNGDAYGIRFNSTIFPRFHSNSGGYIQADDAGSQILINFRSRYQPFRAVSLTDIQNSNVNPDWIRGKIVLIGMTNPSAKDYRILSAIKSKNSGIIYGVEVQAHEISQLISAVLDQRPLIKVWADLWEYLWIIIWGILGLSLCLCIRNPLIIFIYIGIASIFLFTICYGLINIGLWIPLFPCFLSLLFNSIGLAAFYRYEEALCYRIQDRQLVIEQTFDAIHSYPLQTLSLILREVQSRENLSPQEFTLKLKQLNKELRDVYDLVKRESISELNNLYFSQNQRLDLSQPLYDVLFEVYFNFTENNSSYFNKIHPKVIKFEPMNDSNLTIEQKRSLCRFLEEALRNVEKYAHGTTRLDVICTQEDGKNVIRVADNGLKFERMADLSSYSGFGTKLAKNLAKQLEGEFKRYPNSPKGIVCQLTWSAKKRWFWLF, encoded by the coding sequence ATGAAAAGTAAGATTTGGGAAAAAATAAAATTTAAAAATAACAGTTGGCATATAGGTATAATGCCAGGACTGATTGCAATTATATTTATAACTACTCTACGGTTATCTGGCACATTACAGTTTTTGGAATTAGCCCTATTTGATAAACTTCTACGTCTGCGTCCACAAGAGCCAATTGATGAAAGAATATTGATTATAGGTATTAATGAAAGTGATATTAGGTCAGTCAAAGCATACCCTATACCTGACCAAAGCATTGCTGCATTATTACAAAAAATAAATACCTATCAACCTGCTGTAATTGGCTTAGATATTATTAGAGACTTACCACAAGAACCTGGACATACAGAGCTTATTAAAACGTTTAAAGAAACTAAAAACTTAATTGCTGTTGAGAAACTATTAGGAGATATTAGTGGTTTTACTTTTAACCCGCCACCAGACTTACCGGGTGAGCAAATAGGATTTACAGATGCTTTGATTGATACAGATGGCAAGCAACGCCGGAGTTTATTAGCTGCATCTAATTCAAAAGGAGACTGGAAATTTTCTTTTTCACTGAAATTAGCACAAGTATATCTAAAAACTAAAAATATTGATATAGAGAATGTGAATGGTGATGCTTACGGGATAAGATTTAACTCAACTATTTTCCCACGTTTTCATTCAAATTCAGGTGGATACATACAAGCAGATGATGCGGGTAGTCAAATACTAATTAATTTTCGCAGCCGATACCAACCTTTTCGTGCAGTGTCCTTGACTGACATTCAAAACAGTAATGTTAATCCTGATTGGATTCGTGGGAAAATTGTTCTAATTGGTATGACTAACCCTAGTGCTAAAGATTATAGAATTTTATCTGCAATAAAAAGCAAAAATTCCGGAATAATTTATGGAGTTGAAGTTCAAGCCCATGAGATTAGTCAATTAATAAGTGCTGTATTGGATCAGCGACCACTAATTAAGGTATGGGCAGATTTGTGGGAATATTTATGGATTATTATTTGGGGAATTTTAGGGCTAAGTTTGTGCTTGTGCATTCGCAATCCATTAATTATTTTCATCTACATAGGTATTGCTAGTATTTTTTTGTTTACTATATGTTATGGGTTAATTAATATAGGCTTATGGATTCCTCTTTTCCCATGTTTCTTAAGTTTACTATTTAATAGTATAGGTTTAGCAGCCTTCTATAGATATGAAGAGGCATTATGCTATCGCATTCAAGATCGACAATTAGTTATTGAGCAAACTTTTGATGCGATTCATAGTTATCCATTACAAACTCTTAGTTTAATATTAAGAGAAGTTCAAAGCCGAGAAAATTTATCACCTCAAGAGTTCACATTAAAACTTAAACAACTTAATAAAGAATTACGCGATGTTTATGATTTAGTTAAAAGAGAGTCTATAAGTGAGTTAAATAACTTATATTTTAGCCAAAATCAAAGACTAGATTTATCTCAACCGCTTTATGATGTTCTTTTTGAAGTTTATTTTAATTTCACAGAAAATAATTCTTCATATTTTAACAAAATTCATCCTAAAGTAATTAAATTTGAGCCGATGAATGACAGTAATTTGACCATAGAGCAAAAGCGAAGTCTCTGCCGTTTTTTGGAAGAAGCATTACGTAATGTTGAGAAGTATGCACATGGAACTACTCGTCTTGATGTAATTTGCACTCAAGAGGATGGTAAAAATGTTATCCGGGTAGCAGACAACGGGTTAAAATTTGAGAGGATGGCTGACCTATCTTCATATTCAGGATTTGGAACAAAGTTAGCTAAAAATTTAGCTAAACAGTTAGAAGGTGAATTCAAGCGATACCCTAATTCTCCCAAAGGGATAGTTTGTCAGCTTACTTGGTCTGCAAAAAAGCGGTGGTTTTGGCTGTTTTAA